ATCGCCGCTCATCGCCTCGCGCAATCGCTCGTAGTTGATTCGCTCGTCCGCCGCGTGCTGGTCGACCAACACGAGGCCCTCGGGCGTCTCCGCGACGACGTAGGTGTCGTCGAACTGGCCGAGCACCCGCATCGAGGGCAGGCGGTCGAAGCCGCGGTCCGGCGTCGCCGTCTCGCCGTCGAGCGTCCGCTGGTCCGTCGGGCCGGTGACGCTGCCGGCGTGCCAGTCCTCGGCAGTCGCGTCCGCGTCGCGTTCGATTGCGCTTATCTCGCTTCCGTCCCCGCTCGTATCGCTCTCACTCGCCGACCGAACTCGCTCGGCCGTCGTCGACACCTCTGGCCCGGTATCGACCGTCGGCGACGCGTCCGACTCGCCGACTGCCTCGTCCAGCGTCTGTGTCGTCGATTCGCTCGCCGACGCGTCGGCGCTCGTCGCCGTCGGTCGGGTCGTCGAATCGTCATCCTCGCTGTCTTCGCTGGTTCCGTTTTCGTCAGTTGCGTCCCTGCTGGTTTCGCTCTCGTCGTCCACATCCCTCTCCTCGTCGACGCTCACGCCCTCGCCGCCCACCGCTTCCCGTGCCGGCGTCTCGGGGTCGATTTCCGTCTCCGCGGGTGCGGACCGCCCGCGCGGGGCCGAGGAGCGAACCAGTCCGTCGTCGAGGAGCGCCGACCGCACCGCGTCGGTGAGGGCCGATTTGACTCCCGATTCGTCGTCGAAGCGCACCTCCATCTTCCGGGGGTGGACGTTCACGTCGACGGCGTCTGGCGGCACCTCGACGAAGAGGACGGCGAAGGGGTAGCGGTCCGGCGCGAGTTGGCCGCCGTAGGCGTCGAGCACCGCCTCGCGGAGCGTCCCCGCCGTGACGTAGCGCCCGTTGACGAACGTCGAGAGGTACTCCCGGCCCGCGCGCGTCGTCTCGGGGTGGCTCACCAGCCCCGAAATCGACGTGACTGGTCCGGCCGCATCGTCGGCGTCCACTTCGACCATCGAGGACGCCACTTCGCGGCCGTAGACGGCGAGCACGGTCGATTGGAGGTCGCCGGTCCCCTCCGTGGCGAACACCTCGCGGCCGTCGTGTTCGAGCGTCGTCGCCACGTCGGGGTTGGCGAGGGCGTACTGCGTGACCACGCGGTTGACGTGGTCGAACTCCGTCGCCGGCGTCTTGAGAAACTTTTCGCGGGCCGGCGTGTTGTAGAACAGGTCCGTCACCTCGACGACGGTCCCGGGCGGACACCCCGAGGGCGTCACTTCGCCCGCGTCGCCGCCCTCGACGGTGAGTTCGTGGCCCCGTCCACCGTCGCGGGGGCGCGACCGGATGGTCATGTGGGACACCGCGCTGATGGTGTGGAGCGCCTCGCCTCGGAAGCCGAGGGTGCCAACCGCCGCCAAGTCGTCGCCAGAACTGATCTTGCTCGTGGTGTGTTCCTCGACGGCGCGTTCGAGGTCGTCGGCCGTCATGCCCACCCCGTCGTCGCGGACGCGAATCCCCTCGATGCCGCCGCCCTCGACGGCGACGGTGACGCGGGAGGCGTCGGCGTCGAGACTGTTCTCGAGGAGTTCCTTCACGACGCTGGCGGGGCGTTCGACCACCTCACCGGCGGCGATTCGGCGGACCGTCGCGTCGTCTAAGGCGTGGATGGTCGGCGTCTCGCTCACGACTCACACGATGACGGGACCCACCATCAACGCCACGGTCGGGTCGCTACTCGATGTCGTGGACTTCGATGTCGAACGTCAGCGTCTCGCCAGCCAGCGGGTGTTCGAAGTCGACTTCGACCGTGTCGTCGCTCACGCTCACGACGGTGCCCGACGCGCCGCCCTGCGCTCGAACCTGCATCCCTTCGGCGGGCTCCTGCCCGACCATCTCCTCGAAGTCGCTACGCGGGAACTCGCGGACTCGGTCGCCTTCCGCCTCGCCATAGGCCTCCTCCGGCGGGATGGTGACCGTCTTCTCCTCGTCTACGTCCATCCCGATGAGCGCCGCCTCGAACCCTTCGATGAGGTTGCCCGCGCCCACCTCGATCTGCATGGGCTCGAACTCGCGCTCGGGCTGCTCCTCCAGCATCCCCGCTTCTTCGGCGACGGACTCCTCCGTGGTGTCGAAGACGGTTCCGTCGTCGAGTCGACCGGTGTACGTGATGGTGACGGTGTCACCTTCAGTAATAGCCATGTCTGTTTGTCGGCTGTTAAAGGGAAAAGGGCTGGGATGGCGCGGTCAGTCCTCGGGTTCGTACGCCTCGTAGATGCGGTCCATCCGGGCCGCCATCACGAAGTCCGTCTTGTGGAGGCCGTCGATTTTGTGGGTCCACATCCGTATCTCCACCGCGCCCCACGAGAGCTCGATATCGGGGTGGTGCCACTCCTCTTCGGCGAGTTCGCCCACTTCGTAGGTGAACTCCAACGCATCCCGGAAGTCGTCGAACTCGTAGTTGCCGGTCAGGTGGTGGGCATCGACGACCTGCCACACGTCCGAGCGCACGTCGGCCAGATACGGTTCGTACTCCTCGGGCGTGAGCGGGTCGTCGTCGCTCGAACACGCTTCACACGGCTCGTCGGCGAGAGTCATACCCGTCCGTACGGGCGCGGAGGGTTTGTAGGTTCGGTCCGCGACGGAGACGTGGTCGGCTTATGCTTCGTCGTCGGCCATCGCACCGAACGTCTCCGACGCGTCCGCCGGCACGTCGAAGTCGTGGTAGTGCTCGCCTTTCTCCTTGGTCAGGATGTTGAGCGCGGCGGCGGCGCCGTCGCCCGCGGCGATGACGGCCTGCCACTCCTCACTCCGGCCCATCGCGCCCGTCGCGTAGGCGTCGTCGACGCTCGTCTCCATCTCGACGCTCACGTCCACCACGCCGTCGTCGGTCATCTCACAGCCGAGGTCCCCGGCGAGACTCCGGTCGGCGCCCGTCGCCAACACGAGGTAGTCGGCGTCGTGGTCGCCGTCTTCGGTGGCGACGGTGAAGCCGTCGCCGTCGGTCGAGACACTCGTGACCTCCGTCCCTTGTTCGCGCTCGACGCCGAAGTCGTCGACTTGCTGGCGCAGGACGCCCATGAACTCGCTGCCGCCGATGGAGCCGACGCCGGGGTAGTTGAACAGGTGGGCCTTGTGCATCCACGTCTCGTCCGTGTCGAAGACGGTCGCATCGAGGCCGTTTTTCGCCGCGAAGAGCGCAGCGCTCAGTCCCGCAGGGCCGCCACCGACTACTGCAACTGATGCCATAGGCGACATGTCGGCCGCCTCCGGAATATGTCTGTGGCCTTCCGGACTACTTTTCCCCTTCCTCCAGACGCTCCTGCCACTCCCGAACCCGCGCCATGAGGTCGACCGGCGATGTCTCGGCGACCGACGTGCCCTCGAGTTCGTCGAGCACCGACTCCGTGGCCGGGTCGAGTTCGCCGCCGTCGGATTCCGTGGGTTCTGCCTCCGACCCCTCGCGGAATCCCCCCGAACTCAGGTCGAAGACGGCCTGTTTCGTCTCGCCGCCCGACTCCGCGCCGCGCGCTTCGATAGCGCGGTCCTCGCGGAGGCGGTCTAACACGTCGCGCGAGCGGTCGACAACCGGTGACGGCACGCCCGCGAGGTCCGCGACGTGGACGCCGTAACTCCGGTCGGTCGGCCCGTCCTCGATGGTGCGGAGGAACGTGATGTCCTCGTCGTCCCCGTCGCCCGCCACGGCGACGTGGACGTTCTCCACCCGCGGCAGGTGGTCCGCCAGCGCCGTCAGTTCGTGGTAGTGAGTGGCAAAGAGACACTTGCAGCCGATTTCGTTGTGGATGTACTCGGTCGTCGCCCACGCGATGGAGATGCCGTCGTAGGTGGCGGTGCCCCGCCCCACCTCGTCCAAGACGACCAGCGAGTCCTCGGTCGCCGAGTGGAGGATGTTGCTCAACTCGCTCATCTCGACCATGAACGTTGACCGGCCGCCGGCGAGCTCGTCGAGCGCACCTACCCGGGTGTAGATGCCGTCGACGACGCCCACCGTCGCCGACCGCGCGGGGACGAAACTCCCCGCCTGCGCGAGGAGGACGATGAGCGCCGCCTGTCGCATGTACGTCGATTTCCCGCTCATGTTCGGGCCGGTGACGAGCAAGAATCCGCGGTCCTCGCGCAGGTCCACGTCGTTGGGCACGAAGTCAGTCGTCGTCTCGACGACCGGATGGCGCCCCGCCTCGACGACCAGTGGTCCGGGTTCGACCACCGCTGGTCGACACCAGTCCTGACTCGCCGCGTGCGTCGCCAGCGACGCCAGCGCGTCCACCGTCGCCAGCGTCCGCCCCACCGCCTGCAACAGGTCGGCGTGGGCCGCGACGCGTTCGCGCAACTCTGTGAAGAGGTCGTACTCCAACTCGCCGCGGGCCTCCTCCAGTCGCAACACCTCGCGTTCCCGGTCGTCGAGTTCCTCGGTCGTGTACCGCCGCGAGTTCTTCAGCGTCTTGATTTCGCGGTAGTCGTCGGGGACGGCGCCGGTTTCCGACTTCCCCACCTGGATGTAGTAGCCGTCGGTCTTGTTGCGGTCGACCTGCAGGTGGGTGATGCCCGTCCGCTCCTTTTCTCTCCCCGCGAGATTGTCCAGCCACTCCTGGGCCGATTCGTAGCGGTCGAGCAAGTCGTCGAGCTCCGCGTCGTAGCCGCGCCGAATGAGGCCGCCCTCGGTCACCGTCCCCGGCGGGTCCTCAGCGAGGGCCTCGTCCAGTTCCGCCCGCAGGCTCGCGGCCGCCTCCCGGTCCGGGTCGGCGACGATGTCCGCAAGCGGCGAGTCGGCGAGGCGGGAGTCCTCGATTGCCTCGGCGAGCGCCGGAAGTAGCGCCAGCGTCTCCCGGACCGCGAGCAGGTCCGAGGCGTCCGCGCTCCCACTCGTCGCCCGCGCCGCGAGTCGCTCTAGGTCGTAGGCGTCGTCCAGAATCTCACGCACGCGGTCACGGGCGAGTGCCGCCTCGGTGAACGCCGCCACGCTGTCGAGGCGGCGGTCGATGACGGCCCGGTTTCGACTCGGGCGCGTCAGCCACTCGCGGAGGCGACGCCGCCCGGCGCTGGTGACGGTGTGGTCTATCGTGCCGAGCAGGGACCCGTCGCTGCCGCCGTGCATCGTCTCCGTGAGTTCGAGATTTCGCTGGGTCGTCGCGTCGAGATTGAGGTGGTCGTCGGTGTCGTAAGCACGCAGGCGCGTCATCGCGTCGAGGACGCCCACGCCCGTCTCCTCGACGTAGGTGAGGAGCGCACCCGCGGCGGCGACGCCCGCCCGGTCGTCGAGGCCGACGCTGTCGAGGGCGGCCTCGCCGAACTGCTCGCGCAGGGTTCGCTCGGCGCGCCCGGGGGCGAACGCCGAGTCGTCGTGGTCGGTCACCGTCGCGTCGGTGCCCTCGCGAATCTGGTCCAGGAGGTCCGCGTCGACTGTCGGGCCCGGCACCACCTCGACCGGGTCGAAGCGGTGACACTCGGCCACCACGTCGCTCTCGGCCGTCGCGGTCGTCACGAGGAACTCCCCGGTCGTCACGTCGGCGAGGGCGAGACCGTAGCGCC
This DNA window, taken from Haloplanus vescus, encodes the following:
- the mutS gene encoding DNA mismatch repair protein MutS, with translation MSADGIVGEFLALKSETDADLLAMQCGDFYEFFAEDAEFVGDELDLKVSEKSSHGSTYPMAGVPVDDLTPYLKALVERGYRVAVADQYETEDGHAREITRVVTPGTLLETTDPAAQFLATITRVDGRYGLALADVTTGEFLVTTATAESDVVAECHRFDPVEVVPGPTVDADLLDQIREGTDATVTDHDDSAFAPGRAERTLREQFGEAALDSVGLDDRAGVAAAGALLTYVEETGVGVLDAMTRLRAYDTDDHLNLDATTQRNLELTETMHGGSDGSLLGTIDHTVTSAGRRRLREWLTRPSRNRAVIDRRLDSVAAFTEAALARDRVREILDDAYDLERLAARATSGSADASDLLAVRETLALLPALAEAIEDSRLADSPLADIVADPDREAAASLRAELDEALAEDPPGTVTEGGLIRRGYDAELDDLLDRYESAQEWLDNLAGREKERTGITHLQVDRNKTDGYYIQVGKSETGAVPDDYREIKTLKNSRRYTTEELDDREREVLRLEEARGELEYDLFTELRERVAAHADLLQAVGRTLATVDALASLATHAASQDWCRPAVVEPGPLVVEAGRHPVVETTTDFVPNDVDLREDRGFLLVTGPNMSGKSTYMRQAALIVLLAQAGSFVPARSATVGVVDGIYTRVGALDELAGGRSTFMVEMSELSNILHSATEDSLVVLDEVGRGTATYDGISIAWATTEYIHNEIGCKCLFATHYHELTALADHLPRVENVHVAVAGDGDDEDITFLRTIEDGPTDRSYGVHVADLAGVPSPVVDRSRDVLDRLREDRAIEARGAESGGETKQAVFDLSSGGFREGSEAEPTESDGGELDPATESVLDELEGTSVAETSPVDLMARVREWQERLEEGEK
- the mutL gene encoding DNA mismatch repair endonuclease MutL, with amino-acid sequence MSETPTIHALDDATVRRIAAGEVVERPASVVKELLENSLDADASRVTVAVEGGGIEGIRVRDDGVGMTADDLERAVEEHTTSKISSGDDLAAVGTLGFRGEALHTISAVSHMTIRSRPRDGGRGHELTVEGGDAGEVTPSGCPPGTVVEVTDLFYNTPAREKFLKTPATEFDHVNRVVTQYALANPDVATTLEHDGREVFATEGTGDLQSTVLAVYGREVASSMVEVDADDAAGPVTSISGLVSHPETTRAGREYLSTFVNGRYVTAGTLREAVLDAYGGQLAPDRYPFAVLFVEVPPDAVDVNVHPRKMEVRFDDESGVKSALTDAVRSALLDDGLVRSSAPRGRSAPAETEIDPETPAREAVGGEGVSVDEERDVDDESETSRDATDENGTSEDSEDDDSTTRPTATSADASASESTTQTLDEAVGESDASPTVDTGPEVSTTAERVRSASESDTSGDGSEISAIERDADATAEDWHAGSVTGPTDQRTLDGETATPDRGFDRLPSMRVLGQFDDTYVVAETPEGLVLVDQHAADERINYERLREAMSGDTPTQALAEPVEIELTAREGALFDRFRDALAELGFHADRIDDRTVEVRTVPTVFDATLDPSLLRDALTEFAEGAAGETVDAVADELLADLACYPSITGNTSLTEGSVVDLLDALDDCENPFACPHGRPVVVAFDRDEIADRFERDYPGHAGRRAE
- a CDS encoding NAD(P)/FAD-dependent oxidoreductase; protein product: MASVAVVGGGPAGLSAALFAAKNGLDATVFDTDETWMHKAHLFNYPGVGSIGGSEFMGVLRQQVDDFGVEREQGTEVTSVSTDGDGFTVATEDGDHDADYLVLATGADRSLAGDLGCEMTDDGVVDVSVEMETSVDDAYATGAMGRSEEWQAVIAAGDGAAAALNILTKEKGEHYHDFDVPADASETFGAMADDEA
- a CDS encoding FKBP-type peptidyl-prolyl cis-trans isomerase, whose amino-acid sequence is MAITEGDTVTITYTGRLDDGTVFDTTEESVAEEAGMLEEQPEREFEPMQIEVGAGNLIEGFEAALIGMDVDEEKTVTIPPEEAYGEAEGDRVREFPRSDFEEMVGQEPAEGMQVRAQGGASGTVVSVSDDTVEVDFEHPLAGETLTFDIEVHDIE
- a CDS encoding 4a-hydroxytetrahydrobiopterin dehydratase, whose translation is MTLADEPCEACSSDDDPLTPEEYEPYLADVRSDVWQVVDAHHLTGNYEFDDFRDALEFTYEVGELAEEEWHHPDIELSWGAVEIRMWTHKIDGLHKTDFVMAARMDRIYEAYEPED